A stretch of the Microcella sp. genome encodes the following:
- a CDS encoding CsbD family protein, which produces MNDAADKMKHKGEELGGKAKETAGKATDNEELEAEGRADQTSANLKQAGDDVKDAVTN; this is translated from the coding sequence ATGAACGATGCAGCAGACAAGATGAAGCACAAGGGCGAAGAGCTCGGCGGCAAGGCGAAAGAGACCGCTGGCAAGGCCACTGACAACGAAGAGCTCGAGGCGGAAGGTCGCGCCGACCAGACGTCGGCCAACCTCAAGCAGGCCGGTGACGACGTCAAGGACGCCGTCACGAACTGA
- a CDS encoding MFS transporter, with the protein MLSVLRDRRFAALFGSQVASLLGTGVLTVAIALLAARIAGDNAGVVLSIALTIRIATYVVVSPIATALLAGRSSRAILIGADAARIVIALSLVVVSEAWQLYVAILLLQTASAVFTPTFQAAIPEVLPDEGDYTAAQSLSRLAYDLESLVSPLLAALLVTLLPTSWLFAVTAVGFALSLIAVLLSRLQLRTPVTGEPFVSRLVRGLRLIATIESTRFLALLDAVVAAVYATVLVNTVVIALRLEGEVDDVVTPLAIALALFGAGSILVALALPALLRRTTDRVVMTGGAIAAIAVLAVVALIEAGPGLDLLGLGVFWLLLGAASSAISTPSARLIRRDVATADRPAVFAARFSTSHAWYAVAYPLAGVGGAVWGGRGSDRGACGARVGRAGGGGGGRAEGIPNRSDIAGLTFLPAARVGPLGSGG; encoded by the coding sequence ATGCTCTCGGTGCTGCGCGACCGCCGCTTCGCCGCCCTGTTCGGTTCGCAAGTGGCGTCACTGCTGGGCACCGGCGTGCTGACGGTCGCGATCGCCCTGCTCGCGGCGCGCATCGCGGGCGACAATGCGGGCGTCGTGCTGAGCATCGCGCTCACCATTCGCATCGCGACCTATGTGGTGGTCTCGCCCATCGCGACGGCGCTGCTCGCCGGTCGCTCATCGCGCGCGATCCTCATCGGCGCCGACGCCGCACGCATCGTGATCGCGCTCTCGCTCGTAGTCGTGAGCGAGGCCTGGCAGCTGTATGTGGCGATTCTGCTGCTGCAGACCGCGTCGGCCGTCTTCACCCCTACTTTTCAGGCCGCGATTCCGGAAGTGCTGCCCGACGAAGGCGACTACACCGCCGCCCAGTCGCTCTCGCGGCTCGCCTACGACCTCGAGTCGCTCGTGAGCCCGCTGCTCGCCGCCCTGCTCGTGACACTGCTGCCCACCTCGTGGCTGTTCGCGGTGACCGCTGTCGGCTTCGCCCTCTCGCTCATCGCCGTGCTGCTTTCGCGCCTGCAGCTGCGCACGCCCGTCACGGGCGAGCCCTTCGTCTCGCGGCTCGTGCGCGGGCTGCGGCTCATCGCGACCATCGAGTCGACGCGCTTTCTCGCGCTGCTCGATGCCGTCGTGGCTGCTGTCTACGCGACGGTGCTCGTCAACACCGTCGTCATCGCACTGCGGCTCGAGGGCGAGGTCGACGACGTCGTCACGCCGCTCGCGATCGCACTGGCCCTGTTCGGCGCCGGGTCGATTCTCGTGGCGCTGGCGCTGCCGGCCCTGCTGAGGCGCACCACCGATCGGGTTGTCATGACGGGCGGGGCCATCGCCGCCATCGCGGTGCTGGCCGTCGTCGCGCTCATCGAAGCCGGGCCCGGGCTCGATCTGCTCGGCCTCGGCGTCTTCTGGCTGCTGCTCGGCGCGGCCTCGTCGGCGATCAGCACACCGAGCGCGCGCCTCATTCGGCGCGACGTCGCCACGGCCGACCGCCCCGCGGTCTTCGCCGCGCGGTTCTCGACGTCGCACGCGTGGTACGCGGTGGCGTATCCACTCGCGGGCGTGGGTGGAGCGGTGTGGGGGGGTCGCGGCAGCGACCGGGGCGCTTGCGGCGCTCGCGTCGGCCGTGCTGGTGGCGGCGGTGGGGGGCGCGCGGAGGGCATCCCGAACCGCAGCGACATCGCTGGACTGACTTTTCTGCCCGCTGCACGGGTCGGGCCATTAGGCTCTGGCGGGTGA
- a CDS encoding TrkH family potassium uptake protein: MPFSRGRSTSALTRFRLNAPQAVVLGFLAVIAVGTGLLSLPWAHEPGAEVTVLDAAFTAVSAVCVTGLIVVDTPAAFSLFGEIVIIVLIQVGGLGIMLVASLIGLTLARRMRLRNRVLTATENRSVTLGDAGRLARGILLTSLAIEAVLAVILSLRFAFAYGYDGVNAAWLGIFHAVSSFNNAGFSLFSDSMIGFATDPIIAIPMCIAIILGGLGFPVLLQLRREFTRPLHWSMNTNIVLSMTAVLLGGGTIWIAANEWNNPGTIGTMSWGDRLLVAFFHSVQARTAGFNSVDVGLMQPETWLGIDILMFIGGGPAGTAGGIKVTTFAVLLFIIITELRGDGAVNIFGKRLSRAVHRQAITIALLGAAAVAAATVALMTMTHLDLDVLLFEAASAFGTVGLSTGITGDLPPEAQALLMVLMFLGRLGPLTLGTALVLRERRTLYELPKERPSIG; the protein is encoded by the coding sequence GTGCCGTTTTCGAGGGGCCGCAGCACATCGGCCCTCACACGCTTTCGCCTCAACGCCCCGCAAGCCGTCGTCCTGGGGTTTCTCGCCGTCATTGCGGTCGGTACTGGCCTGCTGTCGTTGCCTTGGGCGCACGAGCCCGGTGCCGAGGTTACCGTGCTCGATGCGGCCTTCACGGCTGTCTCGGCCGTCTGCGTGACGGGGCTTATCGTGGTCGACACTCCCGCGGCATTCTCGCTCTTCGGCGAGATCGTCATCATTGTGCTCATTCAGGTGGGCGGGCTCGGCATCATGCTCGTGGCCTCGCTGATCGGCTTGACGCTGGCACGCCGCATGCGCCTGCGCAACCGCGTATTGACGGCAACGGAGAACCGTAGCGTCACACTTGGCGACGCCGGTCGACTCGCTCGCGGCATTCTGCTGACGTCGCTCGCGATCGAGGCCGTGCTCGCCGTCATTCTGTCGCTGCGGTTCGCGTTCGCGTACGGCTACGACGGTGTCAATGCGGCCTGGCTCGGCATCTTCCACGCAGTGTCGTCGTTCAATAACGCGGGCTTCTCGTTGTTCTCCGATTCGATGATCGGCTTCGCGACTGACCCGATCATCGCGATCCCCATGTGCATCGCGATCATTCTCGGCGGTCTCGGGTTTCCGGTGCTGCTGCAGCTGCGTCGCGAGTTCACACGCCCCCTGCACTGGAGCATGAACACCAACATCGTGCTGAGCATGACCGCTGTGCTGCTCGGCGGCGGCACGATCTGGATCGCGGCCAACGAGTGGAACAATCCCGGCACGATCGGCACGATGTCGTGGGGCGACCGCCTGCTCGTCGCCTTCTTTCACTCAGTGCAGGCGCGCACCGCCGGGTTCAACAGCGTTGATGTGGGCCTCATGCAGCCCGAGACGTGGCTCGGCATCGACATCTTGATGTTCATCGGCGGCGGCCCGGCGGGCACCGCTGGCGGCATCAAGGTCACGACCTTCGCGGTGCTGCTGTTCATCATCATCACCGAACTGCGCGGCGACGGGGCCGTCAACATCTTCGGCAAGCGGCTCTCTCGCGCCGTGCACCGTCAGGCCATCACGATTGCTCTTCTCGGGGCGGCTGCCGTCGCCGCGGCGACGGTTGCGCTCATGACGATGACGCACCTCGACCTCGACGTGCTGCTGTTCGAAGCCGCGAGCGCCTTCGGCACGGTCGGCTTGAGCACGGGCATCACCGGCGACCTGCCGCCCGAGGCGCAAGCGCTGCTCATGGTGCTCATGTTCCTCGGCCGACTCGGCCCCCTGACGCTCGGCACCGCGCTCGTGCTGCGCGAGCGCCGAACCCTCTACGAGCTTCCGAAAGAAAGGCCCTCCATTGGCTAA
- a CDS encoding M13 family metallopeptidase, giving the protein MTDVLASGIDRAELDPAVRPQDDLYRHVNGQWIARTPIPEDKARYGSFLVLAEEAEKAVREIIEQAQNAQAGTLEKKVGDLYASFMDAERIEALGAAPLAPLLTEVDAVADVDALLATVGRLERRGVPGFVQLFVDNDPGDPERYLVFVEQGGLGLPDEAYYREEKHAETLAAYRAHVERMLSLAGLDDAAARAERVVALETAIAAHHWDTVRCRDAQATYNLTTFNDWAARVAGVDLATWRDGYGIPAETLAEVVLRQPDVTDGIAAELTGRDLDEWRDWLRYAIVRSMAPYLSSAFVDESFAFFGRTLTGAPELRARWKRGVALVERAMGEAVGATYVERHFKPTAKAAMDDLVANLVEAYRQSIETLEWMTPATRERALDKLQKFTPKIGYPDRWRDYSSLEIDADDLLANVQAAGEFEFQRELKKIGSPIDRDEWFMTPQTVNAYYNPGFNEIVFPAAILQFPFFDEDRDAAANYGAIGAVIGHEIGHGFDDQGSRFDGDGRLHDWWTEEDRTAFEARTASLIAQYDALEPTETPGHHVNGALTIGENIGDLGGLGIAWKAYLLSLDGAEPPVIDGLTAAQRFFLSWAQAWQIAIRPEEALRLLSIDPHSPNEFRCNQIVRNLDAFYEAFDVTPADQLWLEPDARVAIW; this is encoded by the coding sequence GTGACTGACGTGCTTGCGAGCGGCATCGACCGCGCAGAACTCGACCCCGCGGTGCGACCGCAAGACGACCTCTACCGCCACGTGAACGGGCAGTGGATCGCCCGCACGCCGATTCCGGAGGACAAGGCGCGGTACGGCTCGTTCTTGGTGCTCGCCGAAGAAGCCGAGAAGGCCGTGCGCGAGATCATCGAGCAGGCGCAGAACGCTCAAGCCGGCACGCTTGAGAAGAAGGTCGGCGACCTCTATGCGAGCTTCATGGACGCCGAGCGCATCGAGGCCCTCGGCGCAGCACCGCTGGCACCGCTGCTGACGGAGGTCGACGCGGTCGCTGATGTGGATGCTCTGCTCGCGACCGTCGGCCGCCTCGAGCGCCGCGGGGTGCCGGGCTTCGTGCAGCTCTTCGTCGACAACGACCCGGGCGACCCCGAGCGCTACCTTGTCTTCGTCGAGCAGGGCGGGCTAGGCCTGCCCGACGAGGCCTACTACCGCGAAGAGAAGCATGCCGAGACGCTCGCCGCCTATCGCGCGCACGTCGAGCGCATGCTCTCGCTCGCGGGCCTCGACGACGCCGCGGCTCGCGCCGAGCGCGTGGTCGCCCTCGAGACGGCCATCGCCGCGCACCACTGGGACACCGTGAGATGCCGCGATGCTCAGGCGACCTACAACCTCACGACCTTCAACGACTGGGCCGCGCGCGTTGCGGGCGTCGACCTCGCGACGTGGCGCGATGGCTACGGCATTCCGGCCGAGACGCTCGCCGAGGTTGTGCTGCGCCAGCCCGACGTCACCGATGGCATTGCTGCCGAGCTCACCGGTCGCGACCTCGATGAGTGGCGCGACTGGCTGCGTTACGCGATCGTGCGATCGATGGCACCGTATCTGTCGAGCGCCTTCGTCGACGAGAGCTTCGCGTTCTTCGGCCGTACGCTCACCGGCGCCCCTGAACTGCGCGCGCGCTGGAAGCGCGGCGTCGCCCTCGTCGAGCGCGCCATGGGCGAGGCGGTCGGCGCCACGTACGTCGAGCGGCACTTCAAGCCGACCGCGAAGGCGGCGATGGACGACCTCGTCGCAAACCTCGTCGAGGCCTACCGCCAGAGCATCGAGACGCTCGAGTGGATGACTCCTGCCACGCGCGAGCGTGCCCTCGACAAGCTACAGAAGTTCACGCCCAAGATCGGCTACCCCGACCGCTGGCGTGACTACTCGTCGCTCGAGATCGACGCCGACGACCTGCTCGCCAACGTGCAGGCTGCCGGCGAGTTCGAGTTTCAGCGCGAGCTGAAGAAGATCGGCTCGCCGATCGACCGTGACGAGTGGTTCATGACCCCGCAGACGGTCAATGCCTATTACAACCCCGGCTTTAACGAGATCGTCTTCCCCGCCGCCATCCTGCAGTTTCCGTTCTTTGATGAAGATCGGGATGCTGCGGCCAACTACGGCGCGATCGGCGCCGTCATCGGCCACGAGATCGGCCACGGCTTCGACGACCAGGGTTCGCGCTTCGATGGCGACGGGCGACTGCACGACTGGTGGACCGAAGAAGACCGCACGGCGTTCGAGGCGCGCACGGCAAGCCTCATCGCCCAGTACGACGCGCTCGAACCGACTGAGACGCCCGGCCACCACGTGAACGGCGCGCTCACGATCGGCGAGAACATCGGCGACCTCGGCGGGCTCGGCATCGCCTGGAAGGCCTACCTGCTGTCGCTCGACGGCGCTGAGCCGCCGGTCATCGACGGCCTCACGGCCGCTCAGCGCTTCTTCTTGTCGTGGGCGCAGGCCTGGCAGATCGCCATTCGCCCCGAAGAGGCGCTGCGGCTGCTGTCGATCGATCCGCACTCGCCCAACGAGTTTCGGTGCAACCAGATCGTACGCAACCTTGATGCCTTCTACGAGGCGTTCGACGTCACCCCTGCCGATCAGCTCTGGCTCGAGCCTGACGCCCGGGTGGCCATTTGGTAG
- a CDS encoding MATE family efflux transporter has product MTDSRPPLGRALDRDILRLAVPSLGALVAEPLFVLTDTAMVGHLGVEPLAGLGLASTVLQTAIGLLVFLAYATTPLVARRLGAGDPRGALSAGVDGLWLALGIGVLLLAVMLPTSELVVGWFGAASAVTAAALVYLQIAWWGIPAMLLVLAATGLLRGLQDARTPLIVAAAGFGANIALNAVLIYGLGLGIAGSAIGTVIAQWAMAAVLVGVCVRHARAARAALRPGRAGIAAAGRAGSWLLLRTVSLRVALVVTVVVATGFGTTELAATHVWFAIYSLLALALDALAIAGQALIGHGLGAAEVDRVHAITRRLLAWGAVVGVVLAVLVMAGIPLIALVMTSDDAVRAALPLALIILAIGLPLAGLVFVLDGVLIGAGDGRYLAITGVLNLLAYLAVLPFVRELGWLLAAFTFVYLGARALTLGLRARGSAWIVTGATR; this is encoded by the coding sequence GTGACCGACTCGCGCCCCCCACTCGGCCGCGCGCTCGATCGCGACATTCTCCGCCTCGCGGTGCCCTCTCTCGGCGCACTCGTTGCCGAGCCGCTGTTCGTGCTCACCGACACGGCGATGGTCGGCCACCTCGGGGTCGAGCCGCTCGCGGGCCTCGGCCTGGCGAGCACGGTGCTGCAGACCGCGATCGGGCTACTCGTCTTTCTCGCCTACGCCACAACTCCCCTGGTGGCGCGACGGCTCGGGGCGGGCGACCCGCGCGGCGCGCTCAGCGCTGGGGTCGACGGACTGTGGCTCGCGCTCGGCATCGGCGTGCTGCTGCTCGCGGTCATGCTGCCCACGAGCGAGCTCGTCGTCGGCTGGTTCGGCGCGGCGTCCGCCGTGACAGCCGCGGCCCTCGTCTATCTGCAGATCGCGTGGTGGGGCATTCCCGCGATGCTGCTGGTGCTCGCCGCGACCGGTCTGCTGAGAGGGCTGCAGGATGCTCGCACGCCGCTCATCGTCGCCGCGGCCGGCTTCGGCGCCAACATCGCGCTCAACGCGGTACTCATCTACGGGCTCGGGCTCGGCATTGCGGGGTCGGCGATCGGCACGGTCATCGCGCAGTGGGCCATGGCCGCCGTGCTCGTGGGCGTGTGCGTGCGGCACGCGCGCGCGGCGCGGGCCGCCCTGCGCCCGGGGCGCGCGGGCATCGCGGCCGCGGGCCGCGCCGGCTCGTGGTTGCTGTTGCGCACCGTGAGCCTGCGCGTCGCGCTCGTCGTCACGGTCGTCGTCGCGACGGGCTTCGGCACGACCGAGCTCGCGGCAACGCACGTCTGGTTCGCGATCTACAGCCTGCTCGCCCTCGCGCTCGACGCCCTTGCGATCGCGGGCCAGGCGCTCATCGGTCACGGCCTCGGCGCGGCAGAGGTTGATCGCGTGCACGCGATCACGCGGCGCCTGCTCGCCTGGGGTGCCGTCGTCGGAGTGGTGCTGGCGGTGCTGGTCATGGCGGGCATCCCGCTCATTGCGCTCGTTATGACCTCTGATGATGCGGTGCGCGCCGCCCTGCCGCTCGCTCTCATCATCCTCGCGATCGGGCTACCGCTCGCAGGTCTCGTGTTCGTGCTCGACGGAGTGCTCATCGGCGCAGGCGACGGCCGCTATCTGGCGATCACCGGCGTGCTCAACCTGCTGGCCTATCTCGCCGTGCTGCCGTTCGTGAGAGAACTGGGCTGGCTGCTCGCCGCGTTCACCTTCGTCTACCTGGGCGCTCGCGCGCTGACGCTCGGCCTGCGCGCTCGCGGCTCGGCCTGGATCGTGACCGGCGCGACCCGCTAG
- a CDS encoding YtxH domain-containing protein gives MRGKILFAAGLAVGYVLGTRAGRERYEEIKRAADSFWNSPRVKRRVDQVEDFVKEKAPEVAEFVSDGAKKIVNQVTGASSKKPAAKTATKTSTSSASTAKKPATRSKAASSGSSS, from the coding sequence ATGCGAGGCAAGATTTTGTTCGCCGCCGGCCTGGCCGTCGGCTACGTGCTCGGCACCCGTGCTGGCCGCGAACGCTACGAAGAAATCAAGCGTGCCGCCGACTCGTTCTGGAACAGCCCGCGCGTCAAGCGCCGCGTCGACCAGGTTGAAGACTTCGTCAAGGAGAAGGCTCCCGAGGTCGCGGAGTTCGTCTCAGACGGTGCGAAGAAGATCGTGAACCAGGTCACCGGTGCCTCGTCGAAGAAGCCGGCCGCGAAGACGGCGACGAAGACCAGTACGTCGTCGGCATCCACGGCGAAGAAGCCCGCAACGCGGTCGAAGGCGGCGAGCTCCGGCTCGTCGTCGTGA
- a CDS encoding potassium channel family protein: MAKSPFRTGRAGRIAEADSVVVIGLGRFGRALALELMETGTEVLGIDNDEEIVQSLNGELTQVVRADSTREETLRQLAVHEFDRAVVAIGGDIQANILTASILRGFEIPHLWAKATSDQHGRILEQLGVAHVTYPEAEMGRRVAHLVRGAALDYIPVDNDYSLVKMSPNSIVIGRRLGDSGIRQKYGVTVMAVRRGGEPWCNADSDTVVQPDDTILVAGPTVKAEAFGQLR, translated from the coding sequence TTGGCTAAGTCACCCTTCCGCACCGGCCGGGCCGGGCGCATTGCCGAGGCAGACTCGGTCGTCGTGATCGGGCTCGGTCGCTTCGGTCGCGCGCTCGCCCTCGAACTCATGGAGACGGGCACCGAGGTGCTCGGCATCGACAATGACGAAGAGATCGTGCAGTCGCTCAACGGCGAGCTCACGCAGGTGGTGCGCGCCGACTCGACCCGTGAAGAGACGCTGCGGCAGCTCGCCGTGCACGAGTTCGACCGCGCGGTGGTCGCGATCGGCGGCGACATTCAGGCGAACATCCTCACCGCATCCATCTTGCGCGGATTCGAGATTCCGCACTTGTGGGCGAAGGCGACGAGCGATCAGCACGGCCGCATTCTGGAGCAACTCGGGGTCGCGCACGTCACCTACCCCGAGGCCGAGATGGGCAGACGTGTCGCCCACCTCGTGCGCGGCGCGGCGCTCGACTACATCCCCGTCGACAACGACTACTCGCTCGTGAAGATGAGCCCCAACAGCATTGTCATCGGCCGACGACTGGGCGACAGCGGCATCCGGCAGAAGTACGGCGTGACTGTTATGGCCGTGCGGCGCGGCGGCGAGCCCTGGTGCAACGCCGACTCCGACACTGTCGTGCAGCCCGACGACACGATTCTCGTCGCCGGGCCGACGGTGAAGGCCGAGGCGTTCGGCCAACTGCGCTAG
- a CDS encoding phage holin family protein, translated as MTNPEGSPRERRGLFRLITDIPGLIRELIEAEIESLKAEIVGKLKAAGIGAGFLVTAGAFAFFAVLVLTASGVLALALVVPAWAAALIVGGALLLLAGIAAAIGVAQLKHGVPPTPTETIESVKEDVRVVRGIRKRETS; from the coding sequence ATGACCAACCCAGAGGGTTCGCCGCGCGAACGGCGCGGATTGTTCAGGCTGATCACCGACATTCCCGGCCTGATTCGCGAGCTCATCGAAGCAGAGATCGAGTCGCTCAAGGCCGAGATCGTCGGCAAGCTCAAGGCCGCGGGCATCGGCGCGGGCTTTCTCGTCACGGCGGGCGCCTTTGCTTTCTTCGCGGTGCTCGTGCTGACGGCTTCGGGGGTACTGGCCCTGGCGCTCGTGGTTCCGGCGTGGGCGGCCGCGCTGATCGTGGGCGGGGCCCTGTTGCTGCTCGCGGGCATCGCCGCCGCGATCGGCGTCGCCCAGTTGAAGCACGGCGTGCCGCCGACCCCCACCGAGACCATCGAGAGCGTGAAAGAAGATGTGCGCGTCGTGCGTGGCATCAGAAAGCGAGAGACATCATGA
- a CDS encoding pilus assembly protein CpaE — protein sequence MISTGLARQLRDAGLRWKPASGDRFQIDRSEFDSEVFTVSELTVEAHEYSTGTVLGFNGTTEWALDSVDVNDALWLPREDQLRDLLRVAFRTLERTDDGYAVTLDLDGDRQVFSSVSAPEAYGLALLALLDRVSA from the coding sequence ATGATCAGCACTGGGCTCGCTCGGCAGTTGCGCGACGCGGGGCTGCGCTGGAAGCCAGCGTCTGGTGACCGATTCCAGATCGACCGCAGCGAGTTCGACTCTGAGGTCTTCACCGTCAGCGAGCTCACGGTCGAAGCGCACGAGTACTCGACCGGCACCGTGCTCGGCTTCAACGGCACGACCGAATGGGCGCTCGACTCGGTCGACGTCAATGACGCTCTCTGGCTGCCGCGCGAAGACCAGTTGCGCGACCTGCTGCGTGTCGCGTTCCGCACTCTCGAGCGCACCGACGACGGCTACGCCGTCACTCTCGACCTCGACGGAGACAGGCAGGTCTTCTCGAGCGTCTCGGCCCCGGAGGCGTACGGCCTCGCGCTCCTCGCGCTGCTCGATCGGGTCTCGGCATGA
- a CDS encoding protoporphyrinogen/coproporphyrinogen oxidase, with the protein MSEITVIGAGLAGLVAARELVLQGHTVRVLEASAEAGGQLAHAEIAGHRIDVGALQLDAADDAVSSLLGRVDHAPAVTTSLPRRWWLSTHAGVHPLPAVHWWGVPAAPLAADTVAIIGRRAAWRGMLDALLPGPRGANATTLDELVRIRMGDDIVERLVAPVVEAQTGRDAASILVTEVPGLRHRMLQQNSLTRAVTSLRLDQPENAELATLEGGPSRLIDALRAELERFGVAIEFGTRVDELTDEGAVVNGEVLEGAFVLAAPLGVAAVPERAVVTLVLDSEKVPVGARDAGVLAERGRRDGVRRAVDLSALWPGVTGDDRTSTVVRVEGSNAMTLEGAVRAVGELWGEPELNEVVLGAHLSTWAGGAFPSERAASEHPSTVIALVGEHTVGPGIAHVIRTTIDAVAPLAPEAPTATATDAAAEV; encoded by the coding sequence GTGAGCGAGATCACCGTCATCGGCGCCGGCCTCGCCGGTCTTGTTGCCGCACGCGAGCTCGTGCTGCAGGGTCACACGGTGCGCGTGCTCGAGGCGTCTGCCGAGGCCGGCGGCCAGCTCGCGCATGCAGAGATCGCCGGGCACCGCATCGATGTGGGCGCACTGCAGCTCGACGCAGCCGACGACGCGGTGTCGTCGCTGCTGGGGCGCGTCGACCACGCTCCGGCGGTGACGACGTCTCTTCCTCGGCGCTGGTGGCTCTCTACGCACGCCGGCGTGCATCCGCTTCCTGCTGTGCACTGGTGGGGAGTACCCGCAGCTCCCTTGGCCGCCGATACCGTCGCGATCATCGGGCGCCGTGCGGCCTGGCGCGGGATGCTCGACGCGCTGCTGCCCGGACCCCGCGGGGCGAACGCGACCACGCTCGATGAGCTGGTGCGCATCCGAATGGGTGACGACATCGTCGAACGCCTCGTTGCCCCGGTGGTCGAGGCGCAAACTGGCCGAGACGCCGCGTCGATTCTGGTCACCGAGGTGCCCGGGCTGCGGCACCGCATGCTGCAGCAGAACTCGCTCACGCGTGCCGTGACGAGCCTGCGTCTCGACCAGCCCGAGAACGCCGAGCTCGCGACGCTCGAAGGCGGGCCATCGAGGCTGATCGACGCTCTGCGCGCCGAGCTAGAACGGTTTGGTGTCGCGATTGAGTTCGGCACCCGCGTCGACGAGTTGACAGACGAGGGTGCCGTCGTCAACGGAGAGGTTCTCGAGGGAGCCTTCGTGCTCGCGGCCCCACTCGGCGTCGCCGCGGTGCCTGAACGTGCGGTCGTGACGCTCGTTCTCGACTCGGAGAAGGTGCCGGTGGGTGCGCGAGACGCGGGAGTGCTCGCCGAACGAGGCAGGCGCGACGGCGTGCGCCGGGCAGTCGACCTATCTGCTCTCTGGCCCGGGGTCACTGGCGACGACCGGACGTCTACCGTTGTGCGGGTCGAAGGGTCGAACGCGATGACGCTCGAGGGTGCCGTGCGCGCTGTCGGCGAGCTGTGGGGTGAGCCTGAGCTCAACGAGGTCGTGCTCGGCGCGCACCTCTCGACCTGGGCCGGGGGAGCATTCCCGAGCGAGCGTGCCGCGAGCGAGCATCCGTCGACAGTCATCGCGCTCGTCGGCGAACACACCGTGGGGCCGGGCATCGCCCACGTGATCCGCACAACGATCGACGCGGTCGCGCCGCTCGCCCCCGAGGCGCCGACCGCGACGGCCACCGACGCTGCCGCGGAAGTGTAG
- a CDS encoding serine hydrolase has product MLGAVAYEGARVSVAVVDLDSGESVFAVDERIVLPTASIGKILLLIEVSARLTDHTVSDYAIADRSAQDAVADSGLWQHLQAPAFPIADLAALVGATSDNLATNVLLRHVGLDAVRSRTEKLGLVRTALLDRVRDVRGPDDAPQLSVGSTAELAWLFQALANGHIIDPATSQRVLSWLSLNADLSMVASAFGRDPLSHRGVEHNTWMVNKTGTDAGVRSEAGILRGPRAGVAYAVSVHFDDTDLPRRLRVMDALRALGVDLLEFVH; this is encoded by the coding sequence GTGCTCGGTGCCGTGGCCTACGAGGGCGCGCGCGTCTCAGTCGCGGTCGTCGACCTCGACTCGGGCGAAAGCGTCTTCGCGGTCGACGAGCGCATCGTGCTGCCGACGGCGAGCATCGGCAAGATCTTGCTGCTCATCGAGGTGAGCGCCCGGCTCACCGATCACACGGTGAGCGACTACGCGATCGCCGATAGATCGGCACAGGATGCTGTGGCCGACAGCGGCCTCTGGCAGCACCTGCAGGCCCCCGCCTTCCCGATCGCCGACCTCGCGGCACTTGTCGGCGCGACGAGCGACAACCTCGCGACGAACGTGCTGCTGCGGCACGTCGGCCTCGACGCGGTGCGCTCGCGCACCGAGAAGCTCGGCCTCGTGCGCACGGCGCTGCTCGACCGCGTGCGCGATGTGCGCGGGCCCGATGATGCGCCGCAGTTGTCGGTCGGCTCTACGGCAGAACTCGCCTGGCTGTTCCAAGCACTCGCCAACGGTCACATCATTGACCCCGCTACGAGCCAGCGCGTGCTCAGCTGGCTCTCGCTCAACGCCGACCTCTCGATGGTCGCGAGCGCTTTCGGGCGCGACCCGCTCTCGCATCGCGGCGTCGAACACAACACCTGGATGGTCAACAAGACGGGCACCGACGCGGGAGTGCGCAGCGAGGCGGGCATCTTGCGCGGCCCCCGGGCCGGGGTCGCCTACGCGGTCTCGGTGCACTTCGACGACACCGATCTGCCCCGCCGACTGCGGGTGATGGATGCTCTGCGCGCGCTCGGCGTCGACCTGCTCGAGTTCGTCCACTGA